The Candidatus Eisenbacteria bacterium DNA segment CGAGCGCTGGAACTACTATCCCGGCCTCGGCGCGACTCAGGACGATGTCGTGGGTCTCTCGGCATCGCTCGACTGGGGAGGTCGCCCCTATCTCGTCACGGACAACAACGTGAAGAACCAGCAGAAAGGATGTGCGCCCGTCCCCACAGTGGCACACTCCATGCACTACGGAACCGTATGGGAGCAATACTGTCCCCCCCAGCCCCTAACGGATCAACTAGGCTTCGTGAACATTCTTATGGACGCGACGTTCTCGTGTGAGGAGACGTCAATCGAGCCCGCATCGTGGGGAGCGATCAAGACGTTGTTTCGCTGACGTGGCTCCCTGTCGTTCATGTAAACCCCATCCGCCGGTGACCTGGTCGATTTCGGGGACCTTGTCGGTCGGGTTCGAGGCCCGGCGCGTGACGCCATCTTACCCCTCCGCCTCCCCCCGCTCCGCCTCGCGCTCTCGCGCCCGGGGAAGAAACACCCAACGCTCGTCCATGCGGGCGTCAAATCGCCTCGTTGGTCTTTGAGCCGCTCCAGAACATCGCTGAGGAATCGACGGCCGGCCCGTGTCCGCATAGAACTTGGCGAATCGGGGCGAGAGGCCCTGAAGCACGTGGTCCACCATCCGGCGCAAGGAGCGCAACGGATGGTCCGCCGGAATCCGATCCTCCATCGACACGCAGCATCACATCTCGTCCGGTCGCTGATCCGATCCTCGCATCTCGTTTCCTCCATCGTGATGGGTACGAGATGCACCACACAAAACGCTCGCCGCCGAGCGAGGAAGAGAGGGATTTCTCGGCCCCCTGCTGGGTGCACGAAGCGGATCATCCAGCATGAAGGGAAAGATGGTATGCTCCGCCAAGGACGGAACGTCCCCAGGGGAGACGCGATGCCCGCTGAGAAGAAGCCCGCAGGAAAAATCGCGAAGCTCGCGTTTCATCCGCTCACCCGCGATCGCTGGAAGGACTTCGAAGAACTGTTCGGGCCGCGCGGCGCGTGCGGCGGGTGCTGGTGCATGTGGTGGCGGACCACGCGCGGCGTGTTCGCGAAGAACCAAGGGGAGGGGAACCGGCGCGCGATGAAGAAGCTCGTCGGTTCGGGAGAGGTTCCGGGGATCCTCGCGTACGCCGGGGATCGGGCGATCGGTTGGTGTTCGGTCGCGCCCCGCGAGAGCTTCCCCTCGCTCGACCGCTCGCCCGTCTTGAAACGACTCGACGACCGGCCGGTCTGGTCGATCGTGTGCCTCTTCGTCGCGAAGGAGCATCGAGGGAAGGGAATCTCCGAGAAGCTCGTCCGGGCCGCGGTGACGCACGCGAAAGAGAACGGCGCGAGGATCGTGGAAGCCTATCCGTCCATGCCGCGCGGGAAGGAGCTCTCCCCCTTTTCGAGCTTCATGGGCGTTCCCTCGCTCTTCGAGAGGGCGGGGTTCGTCGAGCGGAAGCGTCCATCGAAGGCGAAGATGGTCATGCGAAAGGACCTCAGATAGGCAAACGATCCCTTCGACGACTGGTTTCTTTCGGGGCCTCTCGCCTCTCTGGCGAGTCGATTCCAACTGCCTGGGTCGCTCTCTCACACGCGCGCGCGGATCCGAGCGGAGATCCGCGCGATCCCCTCGCGGAATCGATCGGCGGGAGGGAGGAGGCTAACAACGAGGTGCCCGTCGGTCGGGAAGTCGAAGAGATCGCCCGGGTGAACGTGCACCTTCTCGCTCTCCAAGAGATCGAGCGCCCAATCCTCGTCGCTCATCACGCGTGGGACGCGGAGGACCGCATACCATCCGCCGTCCGCGTGGAGGCACTCCCACGGATCCGCCGGCTGCCGCGCGTCGAGGAGCGCGGCCCGGTTCGCGCGCACCCGATCGAGGATCGCGCGGCGCACCGGCTCGCCGGCGCGAAGAAGCGATTCGCATCCCGCTTGCACCGGCGTTCCGACGGAAAGGAACGTGTCCCCGATGATCTCGAGGCGCTCGAGCGCCTCGTCCCGGAGAGCCTCCGGCCCGCTCACGACGATCCACGAGAGCTTCATCTGCGGGAGGCCGGCTTCCTTGGAGAGGCCGCCCAGGCTGAACGTGAGAACGCGCGTCTCTCCGGCGAGCGTGCGGGGGAACGCTTCCTCTGTGAACGAGTACGCGGCGAACACCTCGTCGGACACGATTGCGAGGTTCCGCTCGCACGCGAGGCCGCGAAGAGCATCGATCTCTTGATGGGTCAAGAACGAGCCGGTCGGGTTGTTCGGATGGACGACGACGATCGCGCGGGTCCTCGGACCTACGAGGCGCGCGATCGCGTCCAAGTCGAGGCGCCACGCGGCGTCGTAGAAGAGCGGGTAACGCACGACGCGCACCGACTCGAGCCCCGCGAGGAAATCGAAGAGCGGATAGCTCGGCGCCGGGACGAGGGTCTCGTCCCCTTCGTCGCAGAGAAGCTTGAAGAGCCAAGCATACGCCTCGCTCGTCGAGGCGGCGAGCACGAGGCGCGAGGCATCGATCCCGCCGTAGGACCTGGCGATCGCCTTCCGCGCCGAAAGAAGCCCGCGGGGATCGGGATCGTAAGCGAGCCCCCGCGGATCGGCGAGCGCGCCGAGGATCGCTTCTTCGGGATACGAGAACTCGCAGCGCGTCGGGTTCGACTCGGTGAGATCGAGGACCGTCTCGCCCGCGGCGCGCATCGCGGCGAGCCGCTCTGCGATCCTCGTCGGGCGAAGCTCCCAGGACGCGCGTTCGGAGAACAAGCCGACTTCCTCCCCCCGCCCGCGAGTCTACCTTCCCGTGCGTGTTCGGTCATCGCGCTTGATCGGCGGGACCGTTCGGATGTAGATTCCGCGGCGGAAGGGCCGGCGGCTTCCCGCCGGTCGCTCGCGAAAGGACGGAGCGGAGGCGATGGATCTCGGGAACTTCCTCTTTCCCCTCACGTGGGCCGGAGTAGGATTGGCGATCCTCTGCGGAGGGATCGTCGGCTTTGAGCGCCAGATCCGCGGGAAGCCGGCGGGGATGCGGACGAGCATTCTCATTTGTCTTGGGACGCAGGTCTTCGTGGAGCTCGGCACGGCGTTCTCCGGCCCAGGAACCGATCCGACGCGCGTTCTCGGCCAGGTCGTCACGGGAATCGGTTTTCTCGGAGCCGGCGTCATCCTCGCGCGCGGAGGCGTCGTCACCGGCGTCACGACCGCGAGCGTCGTCTGGCTCCTCGCGGCGATCGGATGCACGATCGGTTTCGGGCACTACGGGGCGGCGGTCGTTCTCGCGGCGCTCACCGTGGCGATCCTAAACGGAATCGAGCTTCTCGAGGCGAGCTTCAGGCGGCTTCGTTCCGGGCCGCGCGACGGTGATCCGCGCTCCCGGCCGAACGGTCCTTGACCGGCTCGCCCGCGCGGAGAAGGCGGGCGATTCCAAGACACGTAAAGTATGTGATCCCTCCCGCCCACGCGACATCGCTCGCGAAGTGCGCCCCCTGCCCCATCCGCGCGATCCCCATGAGAACGCCGTAAAGGACGCCGAGCACGAGAAAGAAGATCGCCCACCTTCTCCGCGTTCGCCGGAGGAGGAAGAACGGCGCGAACAGGAAGAAGGCCGACGAGGCGTGCCCCGACGGAAAGGAATGCCCCGTCCCCCCCGGCCGCCATTCGAGGACCCTCCAATGCGAGGCCTCGCCGCCGAAGAGGGCGAGATCGCGCGGGCGCGGTCTTCCCCAGTGGTCGCGAAGAACGGCGTTCACGAGAAGCCCGGGCCCCACGAGGAGCGCGAGAACGAGGAAGAGCGCGCTCCGGCGATGTCGGACGAGAGAACGCGCGAGGAGGCTCGTGAGAAGAAGCGCGAGCGCACCGACGCCGAGAGACACGCCCGGCTTCGGCCCGTGATCATAGAGAAACCGCCAAGGTTGTCCTTCAACGAGCGTCCACCCGGTCTCGGCGGAGAAGAAGCGCTTCGCGAGCGCGAGATCCCAATCGGTGGCGCGGAAGAGGGCCGTGAGAAGGAGAAGAACCGTGAGAGGAAGAAGGATGTCGGGGGAGATCGGTCGCCGCATGTTCCGCCCGCGCGGCGATCCTAGGCGAAGTAGGCCGGATACCGCCGCTCGATCTTCTTTCTGGCCCGATAGCTCCTCGCGAGCTCCAGGAAGATGCCGATCTGCTGCTCGAGATCCACCTGCGTTCCGTCGAAGTAGAAGTTTCTGATCGGCATCGCGTCGTGGTCCTTCGAAACCTCCGGATAGACCGCCTCGCAGACGATTCCGTTCATGCAGGAGAAGGGAGAGATGTCGATGATGCCGTCCGCCCCCTTCCGATGGAGGTAGACGCTCTTCCCGACGGAGAGGACCATCTCGCCGAGCGCGCCCCGGCGCGGAAGGTACGGCGCCGCGTGGTCGAGGATCTCTTCGATGTCTTCCGGTTCCTCGATTCCGATGAAGTCCTCCTCGAAGGGCTTGTAGATCGCGTGCTCATCCGCCCTCTGGATCGTCTCCTTGATCTTCGCCTTGGCGAGCCGCGCCGTCCCTTTCCGCCCTTCGTCGCGAATGCGGAGCTTCTTCTCCGAGTTCGTGTACCAGACCCACTCGCCGATATCGGAGAGCCACGCTTCGCCCCCTTGCTCCTCGACCTTGCGCGCGAGGTCCTCGTTCGAGAAACGGTTCAGGCGGCAAAAGATCTCGCCGACGATCCCGACGAGCGGTTTCCCCTTCTCGTACCTCGCGGGGACGGCGCGAAAGCGCGCGCGCGACTCGGCGAGCGCGGACGTGATCGCCTCTAGCCTCTTCCCCGCAGAGAGCCCCGGCTTCTCGAGCACTCCGCACAGCCGCGCGACGCTCTCTTCGTAGACTGCGTCCATGTCTCCCTTGCGGGCTTCGTACGGCCGGCAGCGGAGGAGCATCTTCCGAAGCGCGTCCGCAGCGATCAGCCCGCGCCAAATCGCCCGCTCCATGTTCTCGGATCCGATCCCGTCGTAGCCGTCGCGCGAGGAGGGAGAGAAGACGTACACGTCGTCCGCGCCGATCTCGCGGAAGACTGTCTCGAGAAGCTGCGCGTACTGCCCGAACCGGCACGGTCCGCTTGCCGTCGGCATGAAGAAGGCGGTCTTCGACGGGTCGAAGTCCTTTCCTTCGGCGACGCGGAGAAAGTCCCCGAGCGTCACCTTCTCCGGATAGCACTCGTCTCCCGACGTGTAGCGGCTTCCGAGCTCGATCGTGCGCTCGTTGGAGGGGGGCGTCGGCTCCGCGTCGATGCCGGCGCTCCGAAAGACCGCCGCCGTCGCGCGCGCCGAGCCGTACGCCATCGGCGGGATGTAGAGCTTGCGTCCCTTGAGCGTCTTCGGCCGCGAGGACAAGGACCTATCCTCCCACCGGCGCCGGCTCCGCGCTCCGCCGGAGGAACCCCTTCGAGTCGAGGTACGCCTCGCAGCGCGTGAGGATGCCGGCGTCGTTCGAATGGCCGTCGATCGTGAGGCTGAGGAACGGCTTTCCCGAGGCCTCGCGGATATAATGCTTGATGTACGAATCGGGTCCGCACTTGAAGTTCGTGATGTAAATGATATGGAGATTGGGCCGGGTTCCGACAATCTTCGCCGCCTGGAGGATCTTCCGGCCGTAGTTCCAGAACATGTTGCGGTTCACGTCCCGCATCTCGGTCCCCGCGAGCGGTAGAAAATCGAGTGGGATGACGTTCACCCCGTAGGATTCGCGGAGCTTCGTCGGGACGTTCAAGTTCACCCCGCGGTCGTAGATGTTGTACGGCCTCCCGAGAAGGACGATCCCCGGCTCGTCGCCGAGACTCTCGAGCGCCTCGCGTCCGCTCTCGACGAGCGCGCGCCTGAACGAATCCTGCGCCTCGTACGCGGAGCGGAGCGCCCTCTCGCCGTCCTGCCTCGAGACGCCGATCGCCTCCCAGACCTCCGCGAGCTCCTTCCGAACCGCGTCGAATCCCCGGCGGAAATGTATGTTCGGCGCGAGAAGCCGCCCCCCGATCCGCTCCTTCAACCCCGATTGCCCAACCACGAAGGGGAGCGTCTGCCCCCACGGACAAAGATGAGACTCCATCTCCGGAATGTCGGTCTCGGCGTCGATCACGTTCGGGATGAAGAGCCAGTCGATTTCATTCTCGAGAAGATCGACGACGTGTCCGTGCGCGACCTTGATCGGGAAGCAGGGCTCGGCGACGGTCGACTCGAGGCCGAGGTTCACGAGGCGCTTCGTCGTGGGCCCGGAGAGGACGACCCGGCACCCGAGCTCGGCGAAGAGGCGGTTCCAGAACGGGAAGCGCTCGTAGGTGTACATCGCGCGCGGGATCCCGATCCTCGGGCCTCCCCCTCGTTCCGGATCGAAGCCTCCGAAGAGCAGCTCCTCGCGGCGCTTGAGGAGATCGGGAATAACCGCTCGCCGGTCGACCTTCGGCCGCTTTCGATAGCGGTCCGAGCACTTGTCTCCCCAGTACGTCTTCTCCCCCTCGACGGTGAACTCCTGGATGTCGCAGTAGTTCGAACATGCTTTACACGTGAAATCACGCATCGAGTAGTCGACCGCCTCGAGGGAGTAGCCGCGGAAGCCGGTCTCCGCGCCGCTCGTGCGAATCCTCTGGCGCGCGAGAACCGCCATGCCGATCGCTCCGACCACGCCGTTGTGCGGCGGGATGATGATCGGCTTCCCGAGGATCGTCGCGAACGCGGCTCCCACCGAGTCGTTGTACGCCGTCCCGCCTTGAAAGTAGATGACGTTTCCAATGTGCCGGCCGCGAACGACTCGGTTCAGGTAGTTGAGCGCGATCGAGTAGGCGAGCCCGGCGACGAGGTCCTCGACCTTGGCGCCTCTCTGGAGAAACGGGATGATGTCCTTCTCGATGAAGACCGTGCAGCGCTCCCCAAGGCGGATCGGCGATTTCGAGGAGAGAGCGAGCCTCGAGAACTCCTCCTTGATCGAGATGCCGAGCCGCTCCGCCTGCTCCTCGAGGAAGGAGCCGGTCCCGGCCGCGCACGCCTCGTTCATCGCGAAATCGACGACGACCCCGTCTTGAATCGAGATGAACTTGGAGTCTTGGCCGCCGATCTCGAAGATCGTGTCGACCTCGGTGCCGATGAGCCGCCTCCCGATGTACGAGGCGCCCGTCTTGTGCGCGGTGATCTCGTCGTTCACCGTGTCGGCTCCGACGAGCTCGCCGATCAGCTCGCGCCCCGATCCGGTCGTCCCGACGCCGCGGATCCGGATCCGCAGGCCGATCGCCCGCTCGATCTCTTGCAGCCCTTGATGGACGACCTCGATCGGGCGCGCGCGGGTGCGCTCGTAGATCTCGTAGACCACCCGGTCGTCCTCGTCGACCACGACGAGGTTCGTCGAAACGGACCCGATGTCGATCCCGAGGAACGCGTCGATCACGCGGGCGTCTTCGGGAAAGACGTACGGCTCCACGCGGTGCCGGAGAAGGACGACATCCTTCATCGAGAGGGGTTCGCTTCGCGGGAATGTCTCCTCGCCCCCGCCCTCCGCCGCGTCGATCGCGGCCGGGGAGCGGAAACGAGAGGCCCCCGGCTCGCCGCTCTCTCGAGCGAGAAGCGCCGCGCCGAGCGCCCCCATCCACACGCCCTCTGCGGGAACGAGGAAGTCCTTCTCCTCGATCGCGAAGAGGGAGCGCATCGCCCGCACCACCCCGGCATTCGCCGAAACGCCTCCGATGAAGGCGACCGGCGGGTCGACCCGCTTCCCCTTCGTGATGCTGGCCTTGTAGTTTCGCGCGACCGCCTCGCAGAGCCCCTTGAGCACCTCGCCGGGCGCGTACCCCTTCTGCTGGGCGTGGATCATGTCGCTCTTCGCGAAGACGGAGCAGCGCCCGGCGATCGTGGGGGTGCGCGCGGCGGATTCGGTCACCGCGCCGACCTCTTCGATCCCGAAGCGGAGCCGCGAAGCCTGTTGATCCATGAAGGATCCGGTTCCGGCCGCGCAATCCCCGTTCGTCTCGTAATCGCGGATGCCGATCCCCTCCTCGGAGGCGGGGGAGAGGCGGATGTACTTCGAGTTCTCGCCGCCCATCTCGAGGATCGTCTGCACCTCCGGATAGAGGAAGCGGACACCGGTCGCAACGGCGCGAAACTCGTTGATCGTGCTCGAGTCGAGCACCGCCGCGAGCGGCTTTCCTCCCGATCCGGTCACGACGAGGCGGTCCGCTTGTTCCTCGGGAAGGGCGCGAAAGAGGTCGCGGAGCATCTCGACCGCCACGGCGCGCGGCCGCCCGAGATGCCGCTCGTAGGGGGAGAGGGCGATCCGGGCTTCCCCTCGGTCGAACACACGGTACCCGCGTGCGGCAAAGGCGGCATGATCGATCCGGTCCCGTCCGACCCCGACGCCGACAACCGCGATCTTCACGCTGATCGAGCCGACGTCGACGCCGATCGTGAGGAAGGAAGCGGGCAATGCCATGCTCATCGAGCTCTCCATCTGGTCCCGGGGGGGAATACGCGGGTAAGCCTAACGACGCGAGGGAGGGTTGTCAACAGGCCGCCCACGGGGCCCAAGGGCCAACTTCTACGGATTCAAAAGGCTGCGCCCGCCGCACACCGGGAGACGGCCCTTGCGCGACGGGCGAAAAGAAACGGAACCGGCATTCGGCGCAAGGGACGGGCGAGGCGGGTTACTGTGTCCGGCCGAAGGAAACCGATTCCGTTTTATTCAGTTGTGTGTCCCCTCGGAGATTCGGGGGAGAAGCTGAGCCGCGTGGCGCCGAACGCCACCGCCATCCGACCGATCCCTCCCCCGGCAGAGAGTTTGGCCAAATCAGCGTGACGGCCCGCCTCTCCCCTCGACTGGCCGACCTGCGGGAGGCGCAGAAAACGCCGCCGGGACCGCGCCCTTACCCCGAGGGGTTCATCTTTTCTAATCCACAAGCTCCTCCTGCATGAGCGGTGCCAATCGACGCGCGCCGTCCGCCCAGCAAGGCGTTCCCCGAATCCCTTGACCGACAATAGATTGCGGGCGGCCTCCCCAGAAGCCCGGGAGCCGCCCGCTTCTCTCCGTGCCAGATTGTCCGGCTCACCGCCGGGGGGCGTTTCCTTTTGTCATTCCAGGTCGAACTTGACCCCCTGCGCGAGGGGCAATTCTTTCCCCCAGTTAATCGTGCAGGTTTGCCGGCGCATGTACGCCTTCCACGAGTCGGACCCGGCCTCCCGGCCCCCGCCGGTATCCTTCTCCCCTCCGAAGGCGCCTCCGATCTCCGCGCCGCTCGTCCCGATGTTGACGTTCGCGATCCCGCAGTCGGAGCCGCGGTGCGAGAGAAAAGTTTCGGCATGAAGGAGATCGCGGGTAAAGATCGCCGACGAGAGCCCCTGGTCGACACCGTTGTGCCAGGCGATCGCCTGGTCGAGGTCGTCGTACGGGAAGACGTAGAGGATCGGCGCGAAGGTCTCCTCGCGGACGATCTTCATGTCGGGACGCGCCTCGACGATCGTCGGCTCGACGAAGAACCCCGGCCCCTTCTTCCGGTTGCCGCCGGCGAGAACCTTGCCGCCCTCGCGGACCGCTTCGGCGATCGCCTGTTCCATCGTCTCCACGGCCGCCTCGTTCACGAGGGGGCCCATCAGCGTCTTCGGGTCGAGCGGGTCGCCGATCGGAACGGACCGGTACGCCGCGACGAGCTTCTTCACGAGCTCCGCGTGGACCTTTCGGTGGACGAAGATCCGCCGCGTCGAGGTGCACCGCTGCCCGGCCGTCCCGACCGCGCCGAAGAGGATCGCGCGAAGCGCCATGTCGAGGTCGGCCGTCTCGTCGACGAGGATCGCGTTGTTCCCGCCGAGCTCGAGGATCGTGCGCCCGAGGCGCTTGGCGACGACCTCGCCGATCCGCCTGCCCATCCGGCACGAGCCGGTCGCTGAAATGAGCGGAATCCTTCTGTCCTGAATCATTCGCTCCCCGACGGTCGAGCCGCGTCCGATGACGAGAGCCATGACGCCCGGGAAGCCGTTCCGATCGAGCACCTCGTTCATGATGTTCTGAGTCGCGATCGCAGCGAGCGGGGTCTGCGAGGAAGGCTTCCAAATCATCGTGTCGCCGCACACCGCGGCGATCATCGCGTTCCATGCCCAGACCGCGACCGGGAAGTTGAATGCGCTCACGATCCCGACGACGCCGAGCGGGTGCCACTGCTCGTACATCCGGTGGAGCGGGCGCTCCGAG contains these protein-coding regions:
- a CDS encoding GNAT family N-acetyltransferase: MPAEKKPAGKIAKLAFHPLTRDRWKDFEELFGPRGACGGCWCMWWRTTRGVFAKNQGEGNRRAMKKLVGSGEVPGILAYAGDRAIGWCSVAPRESFPSLDRSPVLKRLDDRPVWSIVCLFVAKEHRGKGISEKLVRAAVTHAKENGARIVEAYPSMPRGKELSPFSSFMGVPSLFERAGFVERKRPSKAKMVMRKDLR
- a CDS encoding pyridoxal phosphate-dependent aminotransferase, with translation MFSERASWELRPTRIAERLAAMRAAGETVLDLTESNPTRCEFSYPEEAILGALADPRGLAYDPDPRGLLSARKAIARSYGGIDASRLVLAASTSEAYAWLFKLLCDEGDETLVPAPSYPLFDFLAGLESVRVVRYPLFYDAAWRLDLDAIARLVGPRTRAIVVVHPNNPTGSFLTHQEIDALRGLACERNLAIVSDEVFAAYSFTEEAFPRTLAGETRVLTFSLGGLSKEAGLPQMKLSWIVVSGPEALRDEALERLEIIGDTFLSVGTPVQAGCESLLRAGEPVRRAILDRVRANRAALLDARQPADPWECLHADGGWYAVLRVPRVMSDEDWALDLLESEKVHVHPGDLFDFPTDGHLVVSLLPPADRFREGIARISARIRARV
- a CDS encoding MgtC/SapB family protein, yielding MDLGNFLFPLTWAGVGLAILCGGIVGFERQIRGKPAGMRTSILICLGTQVFVELGTAFSGPGTDPTRVLGQVVTGIGFLGAGVILARGGVVTGVTTASVVWLLAAIGCTIGFGHYGAAVVLAALTVAILNGIELLEASFRRLRSGPRDGDPRSRPNGP
- a CDS encoding phosphatase PAP2 family protein, encoding MRRPISPDILLPLTVLLLLTALFRATDWDLALAKRFFSAETGWTLVEGQPWRFLYDHGPKPGVSLGVGALALLLTSLLARSLVRHRRSALFLVLALLVGPGLLVNAVLRDHWGRPRPRDLALFGGEASHWRVLEWRPGGTGHSFPSGHASSAFFLFAPFFLLRRTRRRWAIFFLVLGVLYGVLMGIARMGQGAHFASDVAWAGGITYFTCLGIARLLRAGEPVKDRSAGSADHRRAARNEAA
- a CDS encoding aldehyde dehydrogenase family protein; its protein translation is MKDFLGRLGIREVNSGACAGAWLDTKGDDLVSFCPADEKPIATVRQANEEDYEAVVRAAHDAFLKWRMLPAPKRGEIVRQMGEALREKKEDLGRLVSYEMGKILSEGLGEVQEAIDIADFSVGLSRQLYGLSMHSERPLHRMYEQWHPLGVVGIVSAFNFPVAVWAWNAMIAAVCGDTMIWKPSSQTPLAAIATQNIMNEVLDRNGFPGVMALVIGRGSTVGERMIQDRRIPLISATGSCRMGRRIGEVVAKRLGRTILELGGNNAILVDETADLDMALRAILFGAVGTAGQRCTSTRRIFVHRKVHAELVKKLVAAYRSVPIGDPLDPKTLMGPLVNEAAVETMEQAIAEAVREGGKVLAGGNRKKGPGFFVEPTIVEARPDMKIVREETFAPILYVFPYDDLDQAIAWHNGVDQGLSSAIFTRDLLHAETFLSHRGSDCGIANVNIGTSGAEIGGAFGGEKDTGGGREAGSDSWKAYMRRQTCTINWGKELPLAQGVKFDLE